In Silurus meridionalis isolate SWU-2019-XX chromosome 29, ASM1480568v1, whole genome shotgun sequence, one DNA window encodes the following:
- the mif4gdb gene encoding MIF4G domain-containing protein B, translated as MEDSSKEEYKIQSFDPETQKLLRTALKDPGSVDLEMVCNIIVDQSLKDQVFSKEAGRMSFTIIQTEAKQNSSSVFRRHLLNRLQQEFKSREETRMRSTQEWVCYVSFICNIFDYLKVNDMPMMALVHPVYDCLMRLAQPDALKNEEEVDCLVLQLHRIGDQLEKVNTERMDELFFLLRDGFLLQPGLSSLSRLLLLEILEFRAGDWSLSDTAQNYYYSEVHD; from the exons ATGGAGGACTCGTCCAAAGAGGAATACAAGATCCAGTCCTTCGACCCGGAGACACAGAAACTGCTTAGAACAGCTCTTAAAG ATCCAGGGTCGGTGGATTTGGAGATGGTGTGTAACATCATCGTGGACCAGTCTTTGAAGGATCAGGTGTTCAGCAAAGAGGCCGGACGCATGTCTTTCACCATCATCCAG ACGGAGGCGAAGCAGAACAGCAGCAGCGTGTTCCGGCGTCACCTCCTGAACCGACTGCAGCAGGAGTTCAAGAGTCGAGAGGAGACGAGGATGAGGTCCACTCAGGAGTGGGTGTGCTACGTCTCCTTTATCTGCAACATCTTCGACTACCTCAAG GTGAACGACATGCCGATGATGGCTCTGGTTCACCCGGTCTACGACTGCCTGATGAGACTCGCCCAGCCGGACGCTCTTAAAAACGAAGAGGAG GTGGACTGCCTGGTGCTGCAGCTGCATCGTATCGGTGATCAGCTGGAGAAGGTGAACACCGAGCGCATGGACGAGCTCTTCTTCCTGTTGCGTGACGGCTTCCTGCTGCAGCCCGGCCTTAGCTCGCTCTCTCGACTCCTCCTGCTCGAGATCCTCGAGTTCCGCGCCGGAGACTGGAGCCTCAGCGACACGGCACAAAATTACTACTACAGTGAGGTGCACGACTGA
- the mrps7 gene encoding 28S ribosomal protein S7, mitochondrial, producing MAASIAKLLSSWTPRVCPVRWTRYNPYYLEPEPRKDVYSIPESELSPEQKEERELKTLRPIKAAKSGATSSQFDDPIISKFVNMIMQDGNKVLARGIMTQTLEMIKRRQVEKYHRGPTAEKAEIECNPYAIFHQAIENCKPIIGLASIQKGGRNYQVPVPLTDKRRRFLAMKWMITECKDNKHRRTHMYEKLSQELLAAFNNEGNVIKRKHDLHKMAEANRAYAHYRWW from the exons ATGGCGGCCTCCATCGCGAAGCTTTTATCCTCCTGGACTCCGAG GGTGTGTCCGGTCCGGTGGACTCGTTATAACCCATACTACCTGGAACCCGAGCCGCGTAAAGATGTCTACTCCATCCCCGAGTCAGAGCTCAGTCCTGAGCAGAAGGAGGAACGGGAGCTGAAAACCCTGAGACCCATCAAAGCAGCCAAGTCTGGTGCCACCAGCTCGCAGTTTGATGATCCGATAATCAG CAAGTTCGTCAACATGATCATGCAGGACGGAAACAAAGTCTTGGCACGAGGAATCATGACGCAG ACACTGGAGATGATCAAGAGGAGGCAGGTGGAGAAATACCACCGAGGTCCGACAGCCGAGAAAGCGGAGATCGAGTGTAACCCGTACGCCATCTTCCACCAAGCCATCGAGAACTGCAAACCCATCATCGGCCTGGCCAGCATTCAGAAAGGAGGCAGGAACTACCAG GTTCCTGTTCCTCTAACAGATAAGCGTCGGCGTTTCCTGGCCATGAAGTGGATGATCACAGagtgcaaagacaacaagcACCGGCGCACACACATGTACGAGAAACTCTCACAGGAGCTCCTCGCCGCATTCAACAACGAGGGAAACGTCATTAAACGCAAACACGACTTGCACAAGATGGCCGAAGCTAACCGGGCGTACGCACATTACCGCTGGTGGTGA